The Schaalia dentiphila ATCC 17982 sequence CGTCCCACCAGGAGGATCCGGGCGGGTTGGGACCCATCAGGTCCGTCTCGATGTGGATCATGGTCGCGCGATCCGAGGCGGCGGCCAGCTTGTAGGCTTCCTTGAACTCCTCGATACCGTGGGCCTCGATCACGTCGATGCCCCAGGAACGGGCGTTCGCCGCGATATCCACACCGGCGATCCGCTCGGTATCCTCCAGGTGCGAGCCGGTCCCACGCTGGCGGTACTTCGTGCCGAAGCGCTGGGAGCCGCGCGACTCGGACAGAGCGCCGATCGACGCAAAGCCGTAGTTCTGCAGCAGGACGTAGATGACCTTGATGCCCTCCTGGGCGACCGTGGCCAGCTCCATCGGGAGCATCTGGTAGGTGCCGTCGCCGACGATCGAGACGACCTCGGACTGCGGACGCGCCAGCTTGACGCCCATGGCGGCCGGGACCTCGTAGCCCATGCAGGAGAATGCGTATTCGACGTGGTACTGGACGGGGGTCTTCGCCTGCCACAGGGCCTGCAGGTCGCCGGGCATCGAGCCGGCAGCGTTGATGACCACGTCCTCGTCGCGCAAGAGCTCGTTCAGCGCACCAAAGACCTCGGTCTGCGCGGGCAGCGGGGCGTTGCCCACGTGGTAGCACTGCTCCACCTTGGCAGCCCAGGCCTCGCGCTCGGCGGCGATCTCGGCGGTGTAGGACTCGTCGACGCGGTAGTCGGACAGCTCCTCGGTCAGAGCGACGAGGGCCTCGCGGGCGTCGGCCACGACCATCTCGGCGCTCTGCTTGGCGGCGTCGAAGGGCGTGATGTTGATGTTGACGAAGGAGACGTCGGGGTTCTTGAACTGCGTCTTCGAGGCCGTCGTGAAGTCGGAGTAGCGCGTGCCCACGCCGATGATCAGGTCGGCCTTGTCTGCGAGGTGGTTGCCCGAGTCGCCGCCGGTGGAACCGACGCCACCCACGGAGCACGGGTGATCGCAGTTGATGGCGCCCTTACCGGCCTGCGTGTCCGCCACCGGGATGCCGGTCGCGGCCGCGAACGCGCGCAGCTCCTCCGAGGCCTCGGAGTAGATGGTGCCGCCGCCGGCGATGATGAGGGGACGCTTGGCGGCGCGGATCTTGGCGACCGCGCGCTCGAGGGCGGCGCGCTCGGCCGGGGGACGGCGCACGTGCCACACGCGCTTGGCGAAGAACTCGACCGGCCAGTCGTAGGCCTCGGCCTGGACGTCCTGGGGCAGGGCGATCGTGACGGCGCCGGTCTCGGCCGGGTCGGTCAGGACGCGCATGCCTGCCAGCAGAGAGGGGATCAGCTGCTCGGGACGGTTGATACGGTCGAAGAAGCGCGACACGGGACGGAACGCGTCGTTGACGGTGACGTCCAGCGAGGTCGGGTCTTCGAGCTGCTGGAGGACCGGGTCCGGGATGCGGGTCGCGAACTGGTCGGAGGGGAAGATGAGGACGGGCAGGCGGTTGGTCGTCGCCAGGGCTGCGCCCGTGACCATGTTGAGCGAGCCGGGGCCGATCGACGCGGTCGTCATCCAGGTCTGCAGGCGGTTCGTCGTCTTGGCGAAGGCTGCGGCAGCGTGGATCGCGCCCTGCTCGTTGCGGGGCATGATGTAGGGCATCGGGTTCTCGCCCTCGGCCGGCGCAATCTCGTTCTGCAGGAGGGCCTGGCCAACACCGGCGACGTTACCGTGACCGAAGATACCGAAGGCACCCGCGATGAGGCGGTGCTCGACGCCGTCACGCTCGGTGTACTGGTTGGACAGGAAGCGAATGATTGCCTGCGCGACCGTCAGGCGCACGGTTCCCTTGTAGGCTTCTTTGCTCATGGGTAGTCCTCTCGGGTCTTTCTTACTTGTT is a genomic window containing:
- the iolD gene encoding 3D-(3,5/4)-trihydroxycyclohexane-1,2-dione acylhydrolase (decyclizing) — encoded protein: MSKEAYKGTVRLTVAQAIIRFLSNQYTERDGVEHRLIAGAFGIFGHGNVAGVGQALLQNEIAPAEGENPMPYIMPRNEQGAIHAAAAFAKTTNRLQTWMTTASIGPGSLNMVTGAALATTNRLPVLIFPSDQFATRIPDPVLQQLEDPTSLDVTVNDAFRPVSRFFDRINRPEQLIPSLLAGMRVLTDPAETGAVTIALPQDVQAEAYDWPVEFFAKRVWHVRRPPAERAALERAVAKIRAAKRPLIIAGGGTIYSEASEELRAFAAATGIPVADTQAGKGAINCDHPCSVGGVGSTGGDSGNHLADKADLIIGVGTRYSDFTTASKTQFKNPDVSFVNINITPFDAAKQSAEMVVADAREALVALTEELSDYRVDESYTAEIAAEREAWAAKVEQCYHVGNAPLPAQTEVFGALNELLRDEDVVINAAGSMPGDLQALWQAKTPVQYHVEYAFSCMGYEVPAAMGVKLARPQSEVVSIVGDGTYQMLPMELATVAQEGIKVIYVLLQNYGFASIGALSESRGSQRFGTKYRQRGTGSHLEDTERIAGVDIAANARSWGIDVIEAHGIEEFKEAYKLAAASDRATMIHIETDLMGPNPPGSSWWDVAVSQVSELESTQRAYEDYQRDRKPQRHYL